The following are from one region of the Salvia splendens isolate huo1 chromosome 2, SspV2, whole genome shotgun sequence genome:
- the LOC121791305 gene encoding uncharacterized protein LOC121791305, whose translation MAGEGEEKQLRNHRPSLKTPPSFCNYPNWKSKLRENCFRRVREDRSRLLWKLRLPDVKSQSSNDKDLINSSLQGIVSDELRKIKGSSLDESSVPTCCSATDDMIWEYDGLQTAYAGDCEEILLEMQRIFYEDLGRGEIRKEPENLITTWEDEEDEYLAREVYDHMQLKSDQVTQEVWCPICKQGNLQENSHHIYCSCCKFELKRDHEVDLNLLKLRLGEAHIEHLVKGCRLKPEFCVETKFQLTAIYIKCVGCDTFDIVL comes from the exons ATGGCGGGAGAGGGTGAGGAGAAACAGCTACGAAACCATCGCCCTTCTTTGAAAACTCCTCCTTCCTTCTGTAATTACCCAAACTGGAAGAGCAAG CTTCGGGAGAATTGCTTCAGAAGAGTTCGGGAGGATCGATCTCGGTTGCTCTGGAAATTGAGGCTACCCGACGTTAAGAGCCAATCTTCCAACGATaag GATCTCATCAATTCAAGCCTTCAAGGCATAGTGTCTGATGAACTAAGAAAAATTAAGGGATCATcactcgatgaaagttcagttcCAACATGTTGTAGTGCTACTGATGACATGATATGGGAATATGATGGTCTTCAGACAGCTTATGCAGGCGACTGCGAAGAGATTCTGTTAGAAATGCAAAGAATATTCTATGAGGATCTTGGACGAGGAGAAATTAGAAAAG AGCCTGAAAATTTGATCACGACATGGGAGGATGAGGAAGACGAATATTTGGCTCGTGAAGTGTATGATCACATGCAGCTAAAAAGTGATCAG GTTACACAGGAGGTTTGGTGTCCCATCTGCAAACAAGGGAACCTACAGGAAAATAGCCATCATATATATTGCAGTTGTTGCAAATTCGAACTAAAAAGAGACCATGAG GTTGATCTGAACTTGTTAAAGCTGAGGCTGGGTGAAGCTCACATAGAGCATCTTGTTAAGGGATGCAGACTGAAACCTGAGTTCTGCGTAGAAACTAAGTTTCAACTGACTGCAATATACATCAAGTGTGTAGGATGCGACACATTTGATATTGTGCTATAA
- the LOC121791293 gene encoding auxilin-related protein 2-like, whose protein sequence is MDDLDIMARDFGFGKSKPMRSAQFSEVFGEPAKFTPSSQHSSMGEIDYNSMFTSEANNSSSRKTTSSAPVYDKPVYDDDIFEGLPGLKSSSPTSAVRFDNDVFAGNQNRDYNHLLGNFGRSEQAKENKNIVGNGAKSKSNSSSKGYDDLLAGFGSAPSAASNRTESDLLSVPVGGSKHGSARDETVSAQDCSSSRVFSDPLEEISKHGKSSKTRAEASSGGSRGFEDLNPLNSFGKPAQSFSRGKDTGGKEGSPSRSASPQFVSTREKIGSSSSRYSESNMETKSPLDNFQEPPLFDMPKFSTDFQKSFDQTAQYFETSSHIDASPPSSGLGQQSDVVWLTVSEIPLFTQPTAAPPPSRPPPPIPHHKLRAETVSSYSSSKKKGGKFPSPPNHRQYSQSPKTSRPVTKGQQLSQFGELDDFAQGGSQNGLDGSVNIHSTEDTNAFSAAADASAAAMKEAMEKAEAKFRHAKEVREREYAKTARYKESVQLEKDEQDSQERNLRDINDILERERKQKEEEEREKIRLQRERERSMEIEREKGRQAVERANREARGRAAVHAREKQAAEAHLRAEKAAVEKVSAEARGRAEKVAVQRVQAEARERAAAVARGRAEKAAAEARERATAAETKDKELREKAFAVRAEVEARRRAERAAVDRAATEARERAAAAASATMMNQQRNDDDLESIFGMGRANSAPKARENSTNPFSSQQYQNKGGAQSGKRTSSNGASSNIKKVSSTSNIVDDLSSVFGAPSAGEFQEVGGETEERRQARLERHQRTQERAAKAVAEKNQRDLQAQMEQEERHRMAATLDIEIKRWAAGKEGNLRALLSSLQYVLWPECGWQPVSLTDLIVGASVKKAYRKATLCIHPDKMQQKGATLQQKYITEKVFDLLKEAWNKFNSEELF, encoded by the exons ATGGACGATCTGGATATCATGGCCCGCGACTTCGGATTTGGGAAATCCAAACCGATGAGATCCGCGCAGTTCAGCGAAGTCTTTGGCGAGCCCGCCAAGTTCACGCCTAGCAGTCAACACTCTTCTATGGGGGAAATCGATTATAATTCCATGTTCACTTCGGAGGCAAACAATAGTAGCAGCCGCAAAACGACTTCGTCGGCTCCTGTTTATGATAAGCCGGTGTATGATGACGATATTTTTGAAGGGCTGCCGGGATTGAAGAGCAGCTCGCCTACCTCGGCGGTTAGGTTTGACAATGACGTGTTTGCTGGAAATCAGAACCGTGATTACAATCATCTGTTGGGGAATTTTGGGAGGAGCGAGCAGGCAAAGGAGAACAAGAACATTGTGGGCAATGGTGCTAAGAGCAAGAGCAATTCGAGTTCGAAGGGATATGATGACCTGCTTGCAGGGTTTGGGAGTGCTCCTTCTGCTGCTAGCAACAG AACAGAGTCAGATTTGCTCTCTGTACCAGTTGGTGGCTCAAAGCATGGAAGTGCTCGGGATGAGACAGTTTCTGCCCAAGATTGTTCGTCATCCAGGGTATTTTCTGATCCACTAGAGGAGATCAGTAAGCATGGAAAATCTAGTAAAACAAGGGCTGAAGCTTCATCAGGTGGTAGCAGAGGCTTTGAGGACTTAAATCCTCTTAATAGTTTTGGAAAACCTGCCCAGTCTTTTTCCCGTGGGAAGGATACAGGAGGTAAAGAAGGGAGTCCTTCAAGATCTGCATCTCCGCAATTTGTTTCAACGAGAGAAAAGATAGGGAGTTCTTCTTCCAGATACTCAGAAAGCAATATGGAGACGAAAAGTCCTCTAGATAACTTTCAGGAACCTCCCTTATTTGACATGCCAAAATTTTCTACAGACTTTCAGAAATCTTTTGATCAAACTGCTCAATATTTTGAAACAAGCTCACATATTGATGCATCTCCCCCATCATCAGGATTAGGACAGCAGTCAGATGTTGTATGGTTGACTGTATCTGAGATTCCTCTTTTCACGCAACCCACAGCTGCTCCACCTCCCTCACGGCCTCCGCCACCCATTCCTCATCATAAGTTAAGGGCAGAAACAGTTTCCTCTTATTCAAGTTCAAAAAAGAAAGGTGGTAAATTCCCTTCCCCGCCAAATCATCGTCAATATTCCCAAAGTCCTAAGACGTCACGTCCTGTGACCAAGGGCCAGCAGCTTTCGCAGTTTGGTGAACTTGATGACTTTGCCCAGGGTGGGTCCCAAAATGGCCTTGATGGAAGTGTAAACATACACTCTACTGAAGATACCAATGCATTCTCTGCTGCTGCTGATGCATCAGCTGCAGCTATGAAGGAGGCCATGGAGAAAGCTGAGGCTAAATTCAGGCATGCTAAGGAGGTGCGCGAAAGGGAATATGCGAAGACTGCAAGATATAAGGAATCTGTGCAGCTGGAGAAAGATGAACAAGATAGCCAGGAGAGAAATCTGAGAGATATCAATGACATATTGGAGCGTGAAAGGAAACAAaaggaagaggaagagagagagaagataaGACTtcagagggagagggagagatcAATGGAGATTGAAAGAGAGAAGGGTAGACAGGCTGTAGAAAGGGCTAATCGTGAAGCACGTGGTAGGGCAGCAGTTCATGCACGTGAAAAACAAGCCGCTGAAGCTCACTTAAGAGCTGAAAAGGCTGCTGTTGAGAAGGTAAGTGCTGAAGCTCGGGGACGTGCTGAAAAAGTAGCAGTGCAAAGGGTACAAGCCGAGGCCCGTGAAAGAGCTGCTGCAGTAGCCAGAGGGAGAGCCGAAAAGGCTGCTGCAGAAGCTAGGGAAAGGGCCACTGCTGCAGAAACAAAAGATAAAGAACTTAGGGAAAAAGCTTTTGCGGTAAGGGCTGAAGTAGAAGCAAGACGTCGGGCTGAAAGAGCTGCTGTTGACAGGGCTGCAACAGAAGCACGTGAAagggcagcagcagcagcatctGCTACAATGATGAATCAACAGAGGAATGATGATGATCTTGAATCAATTTTTGGCATGGGACGAGCAAACAGTGCACCTAAGGCACGAGAAAATTCTACT AATCCCTTTTCTAGTCAGCAGTATCAGAACAAGGGAGGTGCTCAATCTGGAAAGAGAACATCTTCTAATGGAGCATCGTCCAACATAAAGAAAGTTTCTTCCACTTCTAATATTGTTGATGATTTATCTTCTGTTTTCGGAG CTCCATCAGCTGGAGAATTCCAAGAGGTTGGAGGGGAAACTGAAGAAAGAAGACAAGCCAGGCTGGAGCGCCACCAACGCACTCAAGAGCGTGCT GCTAAAGCTGTGGCTGAGAAGAATCAACGGGATCTGCAAGCTCAGATGGAGCAGGAAGAAAGACAT AGGATGGCCGCAACATTAGATATTGAAATCAAGCGCTGGGCGGCTGGAAAAGAAGGAAATCTGCGAGCCTTATTATCAAGTTTGCAATAT GTGCTTTGGCCCGAATGTGGCTGGCAGCCTGTTTCACTGACAGATTTAATCGTTGGTGCCTCTGTCAAAAAAGCCTATAGAAAAGCTACCCTATGCATTCATCCTGACAAGATGCAGCAAAAGGGTGCCACTCTCCAACAGAAGTACATCACTGAAAAGGTCTTCGACTTGCTGAAG GAGGCGTGGAATAAATTCAACTCGGAGGAGCTTTTCTAA
- the LOC121791270 gene encoding uncharacterized protein LOC121791270 isoform X2 has protein sequence MASPNLSATAASSSASSAASSSVGSGSRQITDIRAPLWDHVTILEKPKPGGGNILWRCNYCPFSKSTSYTRVEAHLLQKLRQGIKTCPNVSFEMLSDMRREVEKCKELLERSKACTVSLPVAPSDNSKRTKRGPVSQLEKSWALQDRKHLDALIVRAMFSGGISFNFLRNPYFREAFAFACSRNLPSYTIPGYNRARESLLKQERRHIETLLESTKSTWPEKGVTICSDGWSDPQRRPIINFTAVSEKAPMFLRADNCEGEYKSKEYIAEKLRAIIDEVGRQNVVQIITDNAANCKGAGLLIEAENDHIFWTPCVVHTLNLAMKNICEPKLPRTPTDEDMQVWSRLEFINNVKVEATMIKNFIMNHGMRLSMFNEFSHLKLLSIAETRFASVVCMLKRFVEVKAALQHMVISDKWSIYKEDASTAQHVKEKILSDVWWGNVEYILRFTSPIYDMIRFADTDTPCLHLIYEMWDSMIEKVKKEIYLYEGKEPNEESDLYSVIHDILIARWTKGNNPLHCLAHSLNPRFYSNMWLQEGAGRLPPHKDKEISQMRMTCFKKFFRIPQELAAVKEEYARFSSCSEEFNDPDSIHDRWAVSPMTWWTNHGQSIPLLMSLAMKLLSQPASSSCCERNWSTYSFIHSVKRNALTPERAEDLVFVHSNLRHLSRRTDAYKKGETRMWDVGGDSFDSLSGVGLLEVADLSIDEPELQAVSFGLGDAEDEGVELEETGNEEEA, from the exons ATGGCATCTCCAAATCTGAGTGCTACTGCTGCTAGTTCTAGTGCTAGTTCTGCTGCTAGTTCTAGTGTTGGATCTGGGTCCAGACAAATAACTGATATCAGGGCTCCATTGTGGGATCATGTCACCATTCTAGAGAAGCCTAAACCTGGTGGAGGAAATATATTATGGAGATGCAACTATTGTCCATTTTCAAAAAGCACTAGCTATACAAGAGTTGAAGCTCATTTGCTGCAAAAATTAAGACAGGGGATTAAGACATGTCCAAATGTTTCATTTGAAATGCTGAGTGACATGAGGAGGGAAGTGGAAAAGTGTAAGGAGCTATTGGAAAGATCAAAGGCATGCACTGTTTCTTTGCCTGTAGCTCCTTCAGACAACAGCAAGAGGACCAAGAGGGGGCCTGTTTCTCAATTGGAAAAATCATGGGCATTGCAAGACCGCAAGCACTTGGATGCTTTAATTGTTAGAGCAATGTTTTCTGGAGGGATTTCTTTCAACTTTCTGAGAAACCCATATTTTAGAGAAGCTTTTGCATTTGCTTGCAGCCGCAATTTGCCAAGTTACACAATACCTGGGTATAACAGGGCAAGGGAATCACTGCTCAAGCAAGAAAGAAGGCACATAGAGACTCTATTGGAGAGTACAAAGAGCACATGGCCAGAGAAAGGGGTCACAATCTGCTCTGATGGTTGGTCAGATCCTCAGAGGAGGCCAatcatcaacttcaccgctgtTTCTGAGAAAGCACCAATGTTTTTGAGGGCTGACAATTGTGAAGGAGAATACAAGTCAAAAGAATATATTGCTGAGAAGTTGAGGGCTATCATTGATGAAGTAGGTCGACAAAATGTGGTACAAATCATCACAGATAATGCTGCAAATTGCAAAGGTGCGGGTCTTTTAATTGAAGCTGAAAATGATCACATATTTTGGACACCTTGTGTAGTGCATACTCTCAACCTTGCTATGAAAAATATATGTGAACCTAAACTGCCAAGGACACCTACTGATGAGGATATGCAGGTTTGGAGTCGATTAGAATTTATAAACAATGTCAAAGTTGAGGCTACTatgatcaagaatttcataatgAATCATGGCATGCGTCTTTCCATGTTTAATGAGTTCAGCCATTTGAAGTTGCTCTCTATTGCTGAAACAAGATTTGCATCGGTTGTGTGTATGCTAAAACGGTTTGTTGAGGTAAAAGCAGCTCTCCAACACATGGTGATTAGTGACAAATGGAGCATCTACAAAGAGGATGCTTCAACTGCCCAACATGTAAAGGAAAAAATACTAAGTGATGTCTGGTGGGGCAATGTGGAATACATTCTTAGGTTCACTAGTCCTATCTATGATATGATACGCTTTGCGGACACCGACACCCCGTGTCTTCACTTAATCTATGAGATGTGGGATTCAATGATTGAGAAAGTGAAGAAAGAAATATATTTGTATGAAGGGAAGGAACCAAATGAGGAGTCAGACCTCTACTCTGTTATTCATGATATATTGATTGCTAGGTGGACAAAAGGCAATAATCCACTTCATTGTTTGGCTCATTCACTCAATCCAAG ATTTTACAGCAACATGTGGCTTCAAGAAGGTGCTGGCCGACTACCCCCCCACAAGGACAAGGAAATATCACAAATGAGGATGACTTGCTTCAAGAAATTCTTTCGCATACCGCAAGAGTTGGCTGCAGTGAAGGAAGAATATGCAAGGTTTTCTAGTTGTTCAGAAGAATTCAATGACCCTGATTCTATACATGATAGATGGGCTGTTTCCCCAATGACATGGTGGACAAATCATGGACAATCTATCCCTCTTTTGATGAGTTTGGCCATGAAACTGCTCAGCCAACCGGCCTCTTCTTCTTGCTGTGAAAGAAATTGGAGCACATATAGCTTCATCCATAGTGTCAAGAGAAATGCCTTAACTCCTGAGCGGGCTGAAGATTTGGTCTTTGTGCACTCAAATCTGAGACATTTGTCAAGAAGAACTGATGCATACAAGAAAGGAGAGACAAGGATGTGGGATGTTGGGGGAGATTCTTTTGATTCCCTTAGTGGTGTTGGTCTTCTTGAAGTTGCTGACCTCTCCATTGATGAACCTGAGTTGCAGGCTGTATCATTTGGATTGGGTGATGCCGAGGATGAAGGTGTGGAGCTGGAGGAGACGGGGAATGAGGAAGAAGCTTGA
- the LOC121791270 gene encoding uncharacterized protein LOC121791270 isoform X1 translates to MYLFLPSLFYVIIQFFAPPIQFNYNFSSMASPNLSATAASSSASSAASSSVGSGSRQITDIRAPLWDHVTILEKPKPGGGNILWRCNYCPFSKSTSYTRVEAHLLQKLRQGIKTCPNVSFEMLSDMRREVEKCKELLERSKACTVSLPVAPSDNSKRTKRGPVSQLEKSWALQDRKHLDALIVRAMFSGGISFNFLRNPYFREAFAFACSRNLPSYTIPGYNRARESLLKQERRHIETLLESTKSTWPEKGVTICSDGWSDPQRRPIINFTAVSEKAPMFLRADNCEGEYKSKEYIAEKLRAIIDEVGRQNVVQIITDNAANCKGAGLLIEAENDHIFWTPCVVHTLNLAMKNICEPKLPRTPTDEDMQVWSRLEFINNVKVEATMIKNFIMNHGMRLSMFNEFSHLKLLSIAETRFASVVCMLKRFVEVKAALQHMVISDKWSIYKEDASTAQHVKEKILSDVWWGNVEYILRFTSPIYDMIRFADTDTPCLHLIYEMWDSMIEKVKKEIYLYEGKEPNEESDLYSVIHDILIARWTKGNNPLHCLAHSLNPRFYSNMWLQEGAGRLPPHKDKEISQMRMTCFKKFFRIPQELAAVKEEYARFSSCSEEFNDPDSIHDRWAVSPMTWWTNHGQSIPLLMSLAMKLLSQPASSSCCERNWSTYSFIHSVKRNALTPERAEDLVFVHSNLRHLSRRTDAYKKGETRMWDVGGDSFDSLSGVGLLEVADLSIDEPELQAVSFGLGDAEDEGVELEETGNEEEA, encoded by the exons ATGTATCTATTTTTGCCATCGCTTTTCTATGTTATAATTCAGTTTTTTGCTCccccaattcaattcaattataatttcaGCAGTATGGCATCTCCAAATCTGAGTGCTACTGCTGCTAGTTCTAGTGCTAGTTCTGCTGCTAGTTCTAGTGTTGGATCTGGGTCCAGACAAATAACTGATATCAGGGCTCCATTGTGGGATCATGTCACCATTCTAGAGAAGCCTAAACCTGGTGGAGGAAATATATTATGGAGATGCAACTATTGTCCATTTTCAAAAAGCACTAGCTATACAAGAGTTGAAGCTCATTTGCTGCAAAAATTAAGACAGGGGATTAAGACATGTCCAAATGTTTCATTTGAAATGCTGAGTGACATGAGGAGGGAAGTGGAAAAGTGTAAGGAGCTATTGGAAAGATCAAAGGCATGCACTGTTTCTTTGCCTGTAGCTCCTTCAGACAACAGCAAGAGGACCAAGAGGGGGCCTGTTTCTCAATTGGAAAAATCATGGGCATTGCAAGACCGCAAGCACTTGGATGCTTTAATTGTTAGAGCAATGTTTTCTGGAGGGATTTCTTTCAACTTTCTGAGAAACCCATATTTTAGAGAAGCTTTTGCATTTGCTTGCAGCCGCAATTTGCCAAGTTACACAATACCTGGGTATAACAGGGCAAGGGAATCACTGCTCAAGCAAGAAAGAAGGCACATAGAGACTCTATTGGAGAGTACAAAGAGCACATGGCCAGAGAAAGGGGTCACAATCTGCTCTGATGGTTGGTCAGATCCTCAGAGGAGGCCAatcatcaacttcaccgctgtTTCTGAGAAAGCACCAATGTTTTTGAGGGCTGACAATTGTGAAGGAGAATACAAGTCAAAAGAATATATTGCTGAGAAGTTGAGGGCTATCATTGATGAAGTAGGTCGACAAAATGTGGTACAAATCATCACAGATAATGCTGCAAATTGCAAAGGTGCGGGTCTTTTAATTGAAGCTGAAAATGATCACATATTTTGGACACCTTGTGTAGTGCATACTCTCAACCTTGCTATGAAAAATATATGTGAACCTAAACTGCCAAGGACACCTACTGATGAGGATATGCAGGTTTGGAGTCGATTAGAATTTATAAACAATGTCAAAGTTGAGGCTACTatgatcaagaatttcataatgAATCATGGCATGCGTCTTTCCATGTTTAATGAGTTCAGCCATTTGAAGTTGCTCTCTATTGCTGAAACAAGATTTGCATCGGTTGTGTGTATGCTAAAACGGTTTGTTGAGGTAAAAGCAGCTCTCCAACACATGGTGATTAGTGACAAATGGAGCATCTACAAAGAGGATGCTTCAACTGCCCAACATGTAAAGGAAAAAATACTAAGTGATGTCTGGTGGGGCAATGTGGAATACATTCTTAGGTTCACTAGTCCTATCTATGATATGATACGCTTTGCGGACACCGACACCCCGTGTCTTCACTTAATCTATGAGATGTGGGATTCAATGATTGAGAAAGTGAAGAAAGAAATATATTTGTATGAAGGGAAGGAACCAAATGAGGAGTCAGACCTCTACTCTGTTATTCATGATATATTGATTGCTAGGTGGACAAAAGGCAATAATCCACTTCATTGTTTGGCTCATTCACTCAATCCAAG ATTTTACAGCAACATGTGGCTTCAAGAAGGTGCTGGCCGACTACCCCCCCACAAGGACAAGGAAATATCACAAATGAGGATGACTTGCTTCAAGAAATTCTTTCGCATACCGCAAGAGTTGGCTGCAGTGAAGGAAGAATATGCAAGGTTTTCTAGTTGTTCAGAAGAATTCAATGACCCTGATTCTATACATGATAGATGGGCTGTTTCCCCAATGACATGGTGGACAAATCATGGACAATCTATCCCTCTTTTGATGAGTTTGGCCATGAAACTGCTCAGCCAACCGGCCTCTTCTTCTTGCTGTGAAAGAAATTGGAGCACATATAGCTTCATCCATAGTGTCAAGAGAAATGCCTTAACTCCTGAGCGGGCTGAAGATTTGGTCTTTGTGCACTCAAATCTGAGACATTTGTCAAGAAGAACTGATGCATACAAGAAAGGAGAGACAAGGATGTGGGATGTTGGGGGAGATTCTTTTGATTCCCTTAGTGGTGTTGGTCTTCTTGAAGTTGCTGACCTCTCCATTGATGAACCTGAGTTGCAGGCTGTATCATTTGGATTGGGTGATGCCGAGGATGAAGGTGTGGAGCTGGAGGAGACGGGGAATGAGGAAGAAGCTTGA